One window from the genome of [Clostridium] celerecrescens 18A encodes:
- a CDS encoding ABC transporter substrate-binding protein, which translates to MKKIKQWAAMGLATVMAVSLSACGGGKSTSETAASTAADTTAAAADEATTAASTTSGEPVELRFSWWGGDSRHAATEEAIKAFEAKYPNIKVTPEYGAWTGWEEKQSLNILGGNAADVMQINWNWIESYSQGGTAFANLEDYSDVLDLKQFTPESLDLCKVDNKLMAVPISLTGRVFYWNQTAFEEVGCDIPTDLDSLYAAGAAFKAKDPDMYPLALGEYDRMILMVYYLESKYGKNWVEGGAVNYTEDEVKDGMDFITELETKHVIPTLATIQGDMADSLDKNAKWIDGKYAGIFEWDSSASKFMSALEGSVNKPGQKFVVGEFVKMGDNNGGFTKISMAYAIAGNSKHPKEAAMLINYLLNDEEGVKIVSTERGIPCSTEGLKILEANKLGDPLTIEANTKVMNYSKFNLDSKFEHNDLKANPDGVYYKVFGKLSTGEIDSKQAAIELIKGITETLES; encoded by the coding sequence ATGAAAAAAATCAAACAGTGGGCTGCGATGGGGTTAGCAACTGTTATGGCAGTGTCCTTAAGCGCCTGCGGCGGGGGAAAGAGCACAAGTGAGACAGCAGCTTCTACAGCGGCAGATACAACTGCTGCTGCGGCAGATGAAGCGACAACAGCGGCATCAACTACTTCAGGAGAGCCGGTAGAGCTTAGGTTTTCCTGGTGGGGCGGCGATAGCAGACATGCTGCAACAGAAGAAGCGATAAAGGCATTTGAAGCGAAATATCCAAACATCAAGGTGACTCCTGAGTATGGTGCATGGACCGGCTGGGAAGAGAAGCAGTCTTTAAATATATTAGGCGGAAATGCTGCTGATGTTATGCAGATCAACTGGAACTGGATCGAATCCTATAGCCAGGGCGGAACAGCTTTTGCTAATCTGGAAGATTACTCTGATGTTCTTGACTTAAAACAGTTTACACCGGAAAGCCTTGATCTCTGTAAGGTTGATAATAAGTTAATGGCGGTACCGATTTCATTAACAGGACGTGTCTTTTATTGGAATCAGACTGCATTTGAAGAAGTAGGCTGTGACATTCCTACTGATCTGGATTCCCTGTATGCAGCAGGTGCAGCATTTAAAGCAAAAGATCCGGATATGTATCCTTTAGCTCTTGGTGAATATGACCGTATGATTTTAATGGTTTATTATCTGGAATCCAAGTATGGTAAAAACTGGGTTGAAGGCGGAGCGGTCAACTATACGGAAGATGAAGTTAAGGACGGAATGGATTTCATTACTGAACTGGAAACAAAGCATGTCATTCCGACATTGGCAACCATTCAGGGTGATATGGCTGACTCTCTTGACAAGAACGCAAAATGGATTGATGGCAAGTATGCAGGTATCTTTGAGTGGGATTCCTCCGCTTCTAAATTCATGTCAGCACTTGAAGGCAGCGTAAACAAGCCTGGCCAAAAGTTCGTAGTCGGTGAGTTCGTTAAGATGGGTGATAACAACGGAGGCTTTACAAAGATTTCCATGGCATATGCAATTGCAGGTAATTCCAAACATCCAAAGGAAGCAGCAATGCTGATCAACTATTTGTTAAATGATGAGGAAGGCGTTAAGATCGTATCCACAGAGAGAGGGATTCCTTGCTCTACAGAGGGCTTAAAGATTCTTGAGGCGAACAAACTTGGCGATCCTCTGACCATTGAAGCTAATACAAAGGTTATGAATTACAGCAAGTTCAACTTAGACAGCAAATTTGAGCACAACGATTTAAAAGCAAACCCAGATGGCGTTTACTATAAAGTATTTGGTAAGTTAAGCACAGGGGAAATTGATTCTAAGCAGGCAGCAATTGAATTGATTAAGGGCATTACAGAGACTCTTGAGAGTTAA
- a CDS encoding HPr family phosphocarrier protein, which translates to MVRKTVTVELASGLEARPVAMLVQVASQYESNIYVEIESKRVNAKSIMGMMTLGLAAGEQITITADGTDEEQAIAEIEKYLSNHE; encoded by the coding sequence ATGGTAAGAAAAACAGTCACCGTTGAACTTGCATCAGGCTTAGAGGCAAGACCAGTTGCTATGCTGGTTCAGGTTGCAAGCCAGTATGAAAGCAACATTTATGTTGAAATCGAATCCAAGAGAGTAAATGCAAAGAGTATTATGGGCATGATGACTCTGGGACTTGCAGCGGGAGAACAGATTACGATCACTGCGGATGGTACGGATGAGGAGCAGGCGATTGCCGAAATCGAAAAATACTTAAGCAATCACGAGTAA
- a CDS encoding lactate utilization protein has protein sequence MEYTVIRQNFEKHGFSTQLFSTKEEAREYLVDALKNQTIGFGGSVTLLEMGLYEALLKNNAVVWHNKVPSREVRHLANCANIYITSANAVSETGQIVNIDGTGNRVAMTAFGPQTCYYVVGKNKITPNLEDAIYRSRNVAAPQNAQRIHAKTPCAQKGDKCYDCNSPERICRITAVIDRAPMGMKCEIIFVDEALGF, from the coding sequence ATGGAATATACGGTGATCAGGCAAAATTTTGAAAAACACGGGTTTTCCACACAGCTTTTTTCTACAAAAGAAGAAGCACGTGAGTATCTGGTGGATGCCTTAAAGAACCAGACCATTGGATTTGGTGGAAGCGTGACCCTTTTGGAAATGGGATTATATGAAGCGCTGCTTAAGAACAATGCGGTGGTATGGCACAATAAGGTACCTTCCAGAGAGGTGCGGCACCTGGCTAACTGTGCCAATATCTATATAACCAGCGCCAATGCCGTATCGGAGACCGGGCAGATCGTTAACATTGACGGAACCGGAAACCGGGTCGCTATGACCGCTTTTGGACCTCAGACATGCTATTATGTTGTGGGCAAGAATAAAATTACCCCCAACTTAGAGGATGCCATTTACCGAAGCAGGAATGTGGCTGCTCCGCAAAATGCCCAAAGAATCCATGCAAAGACACCTTGCGCCCAAAAAGGAGACAAGTGCTATGACTGCAACAGCCCTGAACGGATCTGCCGCATAACGGCGGTGATCGACCGGGCTCCTATGGGCATGAAGTGCGAAATCATCTTTGTGGATGAGGCACTGGGTTTTTAA
- a CDS encoding helix-turn-helix domain-containing protein yields the protein MKVLTSFSDGIDQCIASRYFSIVHHYNEPGVLSMHSHHCHEFHFSLSGGSTFLIDNKNYLIEPGSLFMISQYEKHQLLQMDTTSPQERFVIFIDPSYLENISTPQTDLTYCFTHRPERFSHRIVLNHGQQRHFTYLFNKLAVEEGFGQDVKERSTFAELMVFMTKLAAEAFLGEGSANQKQYFSSKVTDIITYIHHNIDSPLSIGDIAAHFYLSTSYLCRLFKKSTGTTINSYIISRRIQLAQNLLSGGYSVNEVYSMCGFNDYSNFFKAFTKKVGISPKKYSQNSLR from the coding sequence ATGAAAGTACTTACCTCTTTTTCTGATGGAATTGATCAATGCATTGCCTCCCGGTACTTCTCTATTGTACATCATTATAACGAACCGGGAGTTTTAAGCATGCACAGCCACCACTGCCACGAATTTCACTTTTCCCTAAGCGGAGGCAGCACATTTCTGATCGATAATAAAAATTACTTAATCGAACCAGGAAGCCTGTTCATGATCAGCCAATACGAAAAGCACCAGCTGCTTCAGATGGATACCACCAGCCCTCAGGAACGGTTTGTTATATTCATAGATCCCTCCTACCTGGAGAACATCTCCACGCCGCAGACGGATCTGACCTACTGCTTTACCCACAGACCTGAGAGGTTTTCCCACCGTATTGTCTTAAACCATGGACAGCAGCGGCATTTCACATATCTTTTTAATAAACTGGCCGTGGAAGAGGGATTCGGCCAGGATGTGAAGGAACGTTCTACCTTTGCCGAGCTTATGGTTTTCATGACAAAATTGGCTGCAGAGGCTTTTCTTGGAGAGGGATCGGCAAATCAAAAACAGTATTTCAGCAGTAAAGTGACCGACATCATAACCTATATCCATCACAACATCGATTCCCCGTTGAGCATCGGTGATATTGCGGCTCATTTTTATTTAAGTACCTCATACCTTTGCAGGCTGTTCAAGAAAAGCACCGGTACCACCATCAATTCCTACATAATCTCCCGCCGCATCCAACTGGCACAGAACCTTCTGTCAGGCGGCTACAGCGTCAATGAGGTTTACAGCATGTGCGGGTTTAACGACTACAGTAATTTTTTTAAAGCATTTACAAAAAAAGTGGGGATTTCACCGAAGAAATATTCACAGAATAGTTTAAGATAA
- a CDS encoding DNA polymerase III subunit alpha, translating into MAFTHLHVHTEYSLLDGSCKIKELVARAKELGMDSMAITDHGVMYGVIDFYRAAREAGIKPIIGCEVYVTSGSRFDRETVGGEDRYYHLVLLAENNQGYQNLMKIVSKGFVDGFYYKPRVDYEILKQYSEGIIALSACLAGEVQRLVSRGQYEKGMEAALRYQEIFGKGNFFLELQDHGIPAQNTVNQNLLRMSQETGIDLVATNDIHYTYAEDATPHDILLCIQTGKKVADENRMRYEGGQYYCKSEEEMRTLFSYAGEAIDNTYKIAERCNVEIEFGVTKLPKYDVPEGYDSWSYLNKLCLEGFERHYPQDEGELKERLDYELDVIHTMGYVDYFLIVWDFIHYARSQDIIVGPGRGSAAGSIVSYCLGITNIDPIRYNLLFERFLNPERISMPDIDVDFCFERRQEVIDYVVRKYGKDQVVQIVTFGTLAAKGVVRDVGRVLDMPYARCDTIAKMIPGDLGMTLEKALKQSPDLRNAYEEDPEVKYLIDMSMRLEGLPRHTSMHAAGVVISRTSVDEYVPLSRAADGTITTQFTMTTLEELGLLKMDFLGLRTLTVIQNAVKGIEKNRQLSIDMDRINYNDKAVLDSIGTGKDDGVFQLESSGMKSFMKELKPGSLEDIIAGISLYRPGPMDFIPKYLKGKNDLSSITYECTQLEPILGPTYGCIVYQEQVMQIVRDLAGYTMGRSDLVRRAMSKKKTSVMEKERQNFVYGNPEEEVSGCISNGIDEKTANQIYDEMIDFAKYAFNKSHAAAYAVVSYQTAFLKYYYPQEFMAALLTSVMDNVTKVSEYILSCRQMGIFILPPDINEGESGFSVSGGSIRYGLSAIKSVGKSVVEQIVTEREQNGIFHDMEDFIDRMSNKEVNKRTLENFIKSGALDTLPGTRKQKLLIAPELLEHKAKERKNTMEGQMTLFDIAGEEEKSHFQVTFPDVGEFIKEDLLAFEKETLGIYLSGHPMEAYETTWRNNITATTIDFVVDEETGDAGVSDGSYVTIGGMITGKTVKTTRNNKMMAFLILEDLAGSVEVIVFPKDYESKRELFVEDSKVFIQGRVSVGEDPVGKLICERVTPFSALPKELWLKFPDKESYMVLERDILNDLKESEGDDSVIIYLEKERARKVLPANRNVNAGDGLLDALVKKLGEKNVKLVEKKLEKIGKMN; encoded by the coding sequence ATGGCATTTACACATTTACACGTCCATACGGAATACAGTCTGTTGGACGGCTCCTGTAAGATAAAAGAGCTTGTGGCCAGGGCAAAGGAGCTTGGAATGGACAGCATGGCCATCACTGATCATGGGGTGATGTATGGCGTCATTGATTTTTACAGGGCGGCCAGAGAGGCGGGGATTAAGCCCATCATCGGGTGTGAGGTATATGTAACCTCCGGATCAAGGTTTGACAGGGAAACCGTAGGCGGTGAGGACCGTTACTATCATCTGGTCTTATTGGCGGAGAATAACCAGGGCTACCAGAATTTAATGAAGATTGTCTCAAAAGGCTTTGTAGATGGATTTTACTATAAACCAAGAGTGGATTATGAGATTTTAAAGCAATACAGTGAAGGGATCATTGCATTAAGTGCCTGTCTGGCAGGAGAGGTACAGAGGCTGGTCAGCCGCGGACAGTATGAGAAGGGAATGGAAGCTGCCCTTCGCTATCAGGAGATATTCGGGAAGGGAAATTTCTTTCTGGAGCTTCAGGATCATGGGATACCGGCTCAGAATACGGTAAACCAGAACCTTCTTCGGATGAGCCAGGAAACGGGGATCGATTTGGTGGCCACCAATGATATCCACTATACCTATGCAGAGGATGCCACACCTCATGATATCCTGCTGTGCATTCAGACCGGAAAAAAGGTGGCGGATGAGAACCGCATGCGCTACGAGGGGGGCCAGTATTACTGCAAATCCGAAGAGGAGATGCGTACGCTCTTCTCCTATGCAGGAGAAGCCATTGACAACACTTACAAGATTGCAGAGCGCTGTAACGTTGAGATTGAGTTCGGCGTAACCAAACTGCCAAAGTATGACGTGCCGGAAGGGTATGATTCCTGGTCCTATTTAAACAAGCTATGCCTGGAAGGCTTTGAGCGCCATTATCCTCAGGATGAAGGGGAATTAAAGGAAAGGCTTGATTATGAGCTTGATGTCATTCATACCATGGGGTACGTGGATTATTTCCTGATCGTATGGGATTTCATTCATTACGCCAGGTCCCAGGATATTATCGTGGGGCCGGGACGGGGATCCGCAGCAGGAAGCATCGTGTCCTACTGTCTGGGGATCACTAACATCGATCCTATCCGCTATAACCTTCTGTTTGAGCGTTTCTTGAATCCGGAGCGAATTTCCATGCCTGATATTGACGTGGATTTCTGCTTTGAACGGCGTCAGGAAGTTATTGATTATGTGGTTCGGAAGTATGGAAAGGACCAGGTGGTTCAGATCGTGACCTTTGGTACCCTGGCGGCCAAGGGGGTGGTGAGGGATGTGGGCAGGGTTCTGGACATGCCCTATGCCCGTTGCGACACCATAGCAAAAATGATCCCGGGAGACCTTGGCATGACCCTTGAAAAGGCTTTAAAGCAAAGCCCTGACTTAAGAAATGCATATGAGGAAGATCCTGAGGTCAAATACCTCATTGACATGTCCATGCGTTTGGAAGGCCTGCCGAGGCATACGTCCATGCATGCTGCCGGAGTCGTGATCAGCCGGACTTCTGTGGATGAATATGTTCCTCTTTCCAGAGCAGCTGACGGAACCATAACCACGCAGTTTACCATGACCACTCTGGAAGAACTGGGGCTTTTAAAAATGGACTTCCTTGGGCTGCGTACTCTGACCGTTATTCAGAATGCGGTAAAGGGCATAGAGAAAAACAGGCAATTATCCATTGATATGGACCGGATCAATTATAATGACAAGGCAGTGCTGGATTCCATTGGTACCGGAAAGGACGATGGAGTGTTCCAGCTGGAAAGTTCCGGTATGAAGAGCTTTATGAAGGAACTGAAACCAGGAAGCCTGGAAGATATTATTGCCGGAATATCCCTTTACCGCCCCGGTCCCATGGACTTTATTCCAAAGTATTTAAAGGGGAAGAACGACCTAAGCTCCATAACCTATGAATGCACCCAGTTAGAGCCCATCCTAGGTCCTACTTATGGCTGTATCGTATACCAGGAGCAGGTAATGCAGATCGTAAGGGACCTTGCCGGATATACCATGGGCCGCAGCGACTTAGTGCGAAGAGCCATGTCAAAGAAGAAGACTTCTGTCATGGAAAAGGAACGGCAGAATTTTGTTTATGGGAATCCAGAAGAGGAAGTATCTGGGTGTATCTCCAATGGAATCGATGAAAAGACAGCAAATCAAATCTATGACGAGATGATCGATTTTGCCAAATACGCCTTTAATAAGTCCCATGCGGCAGCTTATGCGGTGGTATCTTATCAGACCGCCTTTTTAAAATATTATTATCCCCAGGAATTCATGGCAGCTCTTCTTACTTCGGTCATGGATAACGTAACAAAAGTATCCGAATATATTTTAAGCTGCAGACAGATGGGAATCTTTATTCTTCCACCGGATATTAACGAGGGAGAAAGCGGGTTTTCCGTTTCCGGAGGATCCATCCGCTACGGCTTGTCGGCCATTAAGAGCGTAGGAAAGTCCGTGGTAGAGCAGATCGTGACGGAACGGGAACAAAATGGAATATTTCACGATATGGAAGATTTTATTGACCGGATGAGCAATAAGGAGGTCAACAAAAGGACCCTGGAAAATTTCATAAAATCCGGAGCTTTGGATACCCTTCCTGGTACAAGAAAGCAGAAGCTTTTGATTGCACCGGAGCTTTTGGAGCATAAAGCCAAGGAACGGAAAAATACCATGGAAGGCCAGATGACCCTGTTTGATATTGCAGGGGAGGAAGAAAAGAGCCATTTTCAGGTTACGTTCCCTGATGTGGGAGAATTTATAAAAGAAGATCTTCTGGCATTTGAGAAGGAAACCCTTGGAATTTATTTAAGCGGTCATCCCATGGAAGCTTACGAAACCACCTGGAGAAATAATATTACCGCAACCACCATCGATTTTGTTGTGGACGAAGAAACCGGAGATGCCGGTGTTTCTGACGGTTCCTATGTGACCATTGGAGGTATGATTACAGGAAAGACCGTAAAAACTACTAGAAACAACAAAATGATGGCATTCCTCATCCTGGAGGATCTGGCAGGATCCGTGGAAGTAATCGTGTTCCCCAAGGATTATGAGAGCAAGAGGGAGCTATTTGTGGAAGATTCCAAGGTCTTCATACAAGGCAGGGTATCCGTTGGCGAGGATCCGGTGGGAAAACTGATTTGTGAGCGGGTAACTCCATTTTCAGCTCTGCCAAAGGAACTGTGGCTGAAATTCCCTGATAAGGAATCCTATATGGTGCTAGAACGGGATATCTTAAATGACCTAAAGGAATCAGAGGGCGATGATTCAGTCATCATCTATCTGGAAAAAGAGCGGGCCAGAAAGGTTCTGCCGGCTAACCGGAACGTGAACGCGGGAGATGGACTCCTGGATGCTCTGGTTAAAAAACTTGGTGAAAAAAATGTCAAGCTCGTAGAAAAAAAACTTGAAAAGATTGGGAAAATGAATTAG
- a CDS encoding glycoside hydrolase family 88/105 protein yields the protein MDSIERYINDLMEKSTPDRPVWNIEKLLHGEKAGWNYIDGCMIKSILEMYAITGDLKYLDFADTFIDYRVRVDGTIDGYDVEERNIDNVNAGKTLFELYDLTGKEKYRKAIDLVYSQIGKMPRTKEGNFWHKNIYPNQVWLDGLYMCQPFYMEYETRFNQKENCGDIYLQFANVMKIMRDTETGLYYHAYDSSREMFWCDKVTGLSQNFWLRALGWYTMALLDTMDKSDPSDKESLKEMEAAFRDLIDSMLKYQDESGMWYQVVNLGGMDRNYLETSGSAIFSYAILKGVRLGYLPESYAGYGKRAFQGICETYLHLEEGDISLGGICLVAGLGGNERRNGTYDYYMSEPIVKDDAKGVGPFLLAYTEMRRTGWVYNQ from the coding sequence ATGGATTCAATTGAAAGGTATATCAATGATCTGATGGAAAAGAGCACACCGGACCGTCCGGTATGGAACATTGAGAAGCTGCTTCATGGGGAGAAGGCAGGATGGAATTACATAGATGGCTGTATGATCAAATCCATTTTAGAAATGTACGCCATTACCGGAGATTTAAAATATCTGGATTTTGCGGACACATTTATCGATTACAGGGTGAGAGTAGACGGGACCATTGACGGATATGATGTAGAAGAACGGAACATTGACAATGTCAATGCGGGAAAAACTCTGTTCGAGCTTTACGACCTGACGGGAAAGGAAAAATACAGAAAGGCCATTGATCTGGTTTACAGCCAGATCGGAAAGATGCCGAGGACAAAAGAGGGGAACTTCTGGCATAAGAATATTTATCCCAACCAGGTTTGGCTTGACGGTCTGTACATGTGTCAGCCATTTTATATGGAATATGAGACCCGGTTTAATCAAAAGGAAAACTGCGGCGATATTTACCTCCAGTTTGCCAATGTGATGAAGATCATGAGGGACACGGAAACCGGCCTTTACTACCATGCGTATGATTCTTCCAGAGAGATGTTCTGGTGTGATAAGGTGACCGGGCTGTCCCAGAATTTCTGGCTGAGAGCGTTAGGCTGGTACACCATGGCCCTTTTAGATACCATGGACAAGTCTGATCCTTCGGATAAGGAAAGCTTAAAGGAGATGGAGGCAGCCTTCCGTGACCTGATAGACTCCATGTTAAAGTACCAGGATGAAAGCGGCATGTGGTATCAGGTGGTAAACTTAGGCGGCATGGACCGGAATTATCTGGAAACCAGCGGAAGTGCCATTTTTTCCTATGCTATTTTAAAGGGAGTCCGTTTAGGTTATCTTCCGGAGTCCTATGCCGGATATGGCAAAAGGGCATTCCAGGGAATCTGCGAAACCTATCTTCATCTGGAAGAGGGGGATATAAGCCTGGGAGGAATCTGCCTGGTGGCCGGACTTGGGGGCAATGAGAGGAGAAACGGAACTTATGATTATTACATGTCCGAGCCCATTGTTAAAGATGATGCCAAAGGGGTAGGACCCTTCCTTCTTGCCTATACGGAGATGAGAAGAACCGGCTGGGTATATAATCAATAA
- the pfkA gene encoding 6-phosphofructokinase: MAKQVKTIGVLTSGGDAPGMNAAIRAIVRTAIHKGLEVKGIMRGYAGLLQEEIVDMNSTSVSDIIHRGGTVLYTARCQEFTTAEGQKKGAEICRKHNIDGIVVIGGDGSFRGAGKLSALGINTIGLPGTIDLDIACTDYTIGFDTAVNTAMEAIDKVRDTSTSHERCSIIEVMGRNAGYIALWCGFANGAEDILLPERYDGDEQALINRIIENRKRGKKHHIIINAEGIGHSSSMAKRIEAATGIETRATILGHMQRGGAPTCKDRVYASIMGARAVELLCEGKSNRVVGYKHGEFQDFDIQEALSMTKDIPEDQYQISKMLVR, translated from the coding sequence ATGGCAAAACAAGTGAAAACCATCGGCGTATTAACCAGCGGCGGTGATGCACCAGGTATGAACGCTGCAATCCGCGCAATTGTCAGGACTGCAATCCATAAAGGATTGGAAGTAAAGGGAATCATGAGGGGATACGCAGGCCTTCTGCAGGAAGAAATTGTTGATATGAACAGCACCAGTGTATCCGATATTATTCACCGCGGAGGAACCGTTTTATATACAGCCAGATGTCAGGAGTTCACAACTGCCGAAGGGCAGAAAAAGGGCGCTGAGATCTGCAGAAAACATAATATCGACGGCATTGTGGTCATCGGAGGAGACGGTTCATTCCGGGGAGCCGGGAAGCTTTCCGCGCTTGGGATCAATACCATTGGACTTCCTGGAACCATTGACTTGGATATTGCCTGTACGGATTACACCATTGGCTTTGATACGGCTGTCAACACAGCTATGGAGGCCATTGATAAGGTACGTGATACATCCACTTCCCATGAGCGCTGCAGCATCATCGAGGTAATGGGACGTAATGCAGGCTATATTGCCCTTTGGTGCGGGTTTGCAAACGGCGCAGAGGACATTCTCTTGCCGGAGCGTTATGACGGCGATGAACAGGCCCTCATTAACCGTATCATTGAGAACAGAAAGCGGGGCAAAAAGCATCATATCATCATCAATGCAGAGGGCATCGGACATTCTTCCTCTATGGCAAAGAGAATCGAAGCGGCCACAGGCATTGAGACCAGAGCTACCATCCTGGGCCATATGCAGCGAGGCGGCGCGCCTACCTGCAAGGACCGTGTCTATGCTTCCATTATGGGCGCAAGGGCAGTAGAGCTTCTATGTGAGGGAAAGAGCAACCGTGTCGTAGGCTATAAGCATGGAGAATTCCAGGATTTCGATATTCAGGAAGCCCTTAGCATGACAAAGGACATCCCGGAAGACCAGTATCAGATCAGTAAGATGCTTGTGAGATAA